One window from the genome of Malacoplasma penetrans HF-2 encodes:
- a CDS encoding dihydroorotase: MLTLLKNCLLSNSRKVDILIKDSIIEKISDTSLDSKTYNNKKIDAVFDMKCNLVMPGFIDAFSRIKKQTSYTTSDYETESRACAYGGITTFVDIPSAPISEKYYDAIIDKVNEAKENSHVNFGFVVSVSNLSNIVELEKIQDYSVGTIININARTVSDRIIDSEKLSEALKASKLVLLHLSGFDIDLFFSVCDDKFTKLVFYDITNENDLEKILSYKKEGYNIRTATSVNYLLFNRDMIANEYKRKTITTEYKLGTMLNNLGLWNAVKDRKIDIITSDHTPVSLIEKFETEQKGLPNFETMFSILFDSCYYKRIPITILEDLLCKNPAKVCGFKNKGEIKEGYDADLVVVNTTKRWWIKNEDIVSSARWTPFNDYRISGRVMMTFVNGQLVYNFINQMSPIRNVKAGKFAEFDKNLASRSAS; this comes from the coding sequence ATGCTTACATTATTAAAGAATTGTCTATTATCAAACAGTAGAAAAGTTGATATTTTAATAAAGGATTCAATAATTGAAAAAATTAGTGATACTTCTTTAGATTCTAAAACTTATAACAATAAAAAAATAGATGCTGTTTTTGATATGAAATGTAATTTGGTAATGCCAGGTTTCATTGATGCTTTTTCAAGAATCAAAAAACAAACATCATATACTACAAGTGATTATGAAACAGAATCTCGTGCTTGTGCATATGGAGGTATAACTACTTTTGTTGATATCCCTTCTGCTCCAATTAGTGAAAAATATTATGATGCTATTATTGATAAAGTAAATGAAGCAAAAGAAAACTCACATGTTAATTTTGGATTTGTAGTTTCAGTTTCTAATTTATCTAACATTGTAGAACTTGAAAAGATCCAAGACTATAGTGTTGGTACTATTATAAATATTAATGCTAGAACAGTAAGTGATAGAATCATTGATTCTGAAAAATTATCTGAAGCATTAAAAGCTTCTAAATTGGTTTTATTACATTTATCAGGATTTGATATTGATTTATTCTTTAGTGTTTGTGATGATAAATTTACTAAGTTAGTTTTCTATGACATTACAAATGAAAATGATTTAGAAAAAATCTTATCTTATAAAAAAGAAGGTTACAACATTAGAACTGCAACTAGTGTTAATTACTTATTATTCAATAGAGATATGATTGCTAATGAATATAAAAGAAAAACAATTACTACTGAATATAAATTAGGAACTATGCTTAATAACTTAGGTTTATGAAATGCAGTTAAAGATAGAAAGATTGATATCATAACTTCAGATCACACTCCTGTGTCATTGATTGAAAAATTTGAAACAGAACAAAAAGGTTTACCTAACTTTGAAACAATGTTCTCAATCTTATTTGATAGTTGTTATTACAAAAGAATTCCAATTACAATCTTAGAAGATCTATTATGTAAGAACCCTGCTAAAGTTTGTGGTTTCAAAAACAAAGGTGAAATTAAAGAAGGATATGATGCAGACTTAGTTGTAGTTAACACTACTAAGAGATGATGAATCAAAAATGAAGACATTGTTTCTTCTGCTAGATGAACACCTTTTAATGATTACAGAATTAGTGGTAGAGTGATGATGACTTTTGTAAATGGTCAATTAGTTTACAACTTCATTAATCAAATGTCACCTATTAGAAATGTTAAAGCTGGTAAGTTTGCTGAGTTTGATAAAAACCTAGCTTCAAGATCTGCTTCTTAA
- the rpsO gene encoding 30S ribosomal protein S15: MAISQELKASLVKKYGGNSNNTGKVEVQIAILSAEIESLTKHIVANKKDQISKRGLFQKVSKRRSLLSYLKNTDIVRYRQILKDLDIRGN; the protein is encoded by the coding sequence ATGGCTATTAGTCAAGAATTAAAAGCTAGCTTAGTAAAAAAATATGGAGGGAATTCAAATAACACTGGTAAAGTAGAAGTTCAAATTGCTATTTTATCTGCTGAAATTGAATCTCTAACTAAACATATAGTTGCAAACAAAAAAGACCAAATATCTAAAAGAGGTTTATTCCAAAAAGTTTCTAAAAGAAGAAGTTTATTAAGTTACCTTAAAAATACTGATATTGTTAGATACCGTCAAATTTTAAAAGACTTAGACATTAGAGGAAACTAA
- the leuS gene encoding leucine--tRNA ligase, translating into MYNHNLVEKKWRKIWKDSNLHTFKDNLKKPKFYALDMFPYPSGAGLHMGHVKSYTPTDVYARFKRYQGYSVLHPMGWDAFGLPAEQFALATKNHPATFTDQNINNFKLQIDQLGFWFDWNKEVNTTDPNFYKWTQWIFIKLFENGLAEIKDIDVNWCQELGTVLANEEVLTDEKGNKVSERGKYPVIKKPMKQWVLKITKFADQLIDDLELTDWTVGLKNIQKKWIGKSIGATVKFKIQNSDSEIEVFTSRPDTIFGVSFIGLSSDHELVLKEKTKNKKIEAFLNELSSLKEYERTAINVEKKGVLLDIKAIHPITKQLVPVYVCNYVLSNYGNGAIMGVPAGDKRDYDFAKLFNLEIKEIIKDHPAPYEEDGIHINSDFLNGLNNEDAIAKIVEYLEKNKIGKKQVNYKLKDWLFSRQRYWGEPFPVLFDEKGNIIVEKNLPLLLPETNDIKPSGTGESPLANLTEWVNVKIDSKLYRRETNTMPQWAGSCWYYLAYLLKDGDSYLPLDSKQAYEIFKRWLPVDIYIGGQEHAVLHLLYARFWHKFLHQINVVPNKEPFYKIINQGMILVNGEKMSKSKGNVVNPSDFVVSHGADALRLYMMFMGPITASLPWEESGIDGMYKWVQRVYRLFETKQIDKNFNDENLEKKYHQFVKKASEFMENFDFNLVISEMMIFINECYKYEKINYDYMLNFCVILSCFAPFITEEINEVFLKNKKFISDNLWPKYDEKKIVETTIKIPVQINGKIREVLEINLGATQKDVVDLAIKNEKIIKWIENKKIVKEIYIENKILNLIIK; encoded by the coding sequence ATGTATAACCACAACTTAGTTGAAAAGAAATGAAGAAAAATTTGAAAAGATTCTAATTTACATACTTTTAAAGATAATTTAAAAAAACCAAAGTTCTATGCTTTAGATATGTTCCCATATCCTAGTGGTGCAGGATTGCACATGGGACATGTGAAAAGTTACACACCAACTGATGTGTATGCTAGATTTAAAAGATATCAAGGTTATAGTGTTTTACATCCAATGGGTTGAGATGCTTTTGGATTACCTGCTGAACAATTTGCTTTAGCTACTAAAAATCATCCAGCAACTTTTACTGATCAAAATATTAATAATTTCAAATTACAAATAGATCAATTAGGTTTTTGATTTGATTGAAATAAAGAAGTTAATACTACTGATCCAAATTTTTATAAATGAACTCAATGAATCTTTATTAAGCTATTTGAAAATGGATTAGCTGAAATCAAAGATATTGATGTTAATTGATGTCAAGAATTAGGAACAGTATTAGCTAATGAAGAAGTATTAACAGATGAAAAAGGTAATAAAGTTTCTGAACGTGGTAAATACCCTGTAATTAAAAAACCTATGAAACAATGGGTTTTAAAAATTACTAAGTTTGCAGATCAGTTAATTGATGATTTAGAACTTACTGATTGAACAGTAGGTTTAAAAAATATTCAGAAAAAATGAATAGGAAAATCAATTGGTGCAACTGTTAAATTTAAAATCCAAAATTCAGATAGTGAAATAGAAGTATTTACTTCTAGACCTGACACAATTTTTGGAGTATCTTTTATTGGTTTGAGTTCTGACCATGAATTGGTTTTAAAAGAAAAAACTAAAAATAAAAAAATTGAAGCTTTTTTAAATGAACTAAGTTCATTAAAAGAATATGAAAGAACTGCTATTAATGTTGAAAAAAAAGGTGTTCTTTTAGACATTAAAGCAATTCATCCTATTACTAAACAATTAGTACCTGTATATGTTTGTAACTATGTGTTATCAAACTATGGGAATGGTGCAATAATGGGAGTACCAGCAGGTGATAAAAGAGATTATGATTTTGCTAAATTATTTAATTTAGAAATCAAAGAAATAATCAAAGATCATCCAGCTCCTTATGAAGAAGATGGGATTCATATTAATTCAGATTTTTTAAATGGTTTAAACAATGAAGATGCAATTGCTAAGATTGTAGAATATTTGGAAAAAAATAAAATTGGTAAAAAACAAGTTAACTATAAATTAAAAGACTGATTATTTAGTAGACAAAGATATTGAGGAGAACCATTCCCAGTTTTATTTGATGAAAAAGGTAATATTATAGTGGAAAAAAATCTTCCATTATTATTGCCTGAAACTAATGATATAAAACCAAGTGGAACTGGCGAATCACCATTAGCTAATTTAACAGAATGAGTTAATGTAAAGATTGATAGCAAACTATATCGTAGAGAAACAAACACAATGCCACAATGAGCAGGTTCTTGTTGATACTACCTTGCTTATTTATTAAAAGATGGGGATTCTTATTTACCGTTGGATTCAAAACAAGCATATGAAATCTTTAAAAGATGATTACCAGTAGATATTTATATTGGTGGTCAAGAACATGCAGTGCTTCATTTATTGTATGCAAGATTCTGACATAAATTTTTACACCAGATTAATGTTGTTCCAAACAAGGAACCATTTTACAAAATTATTAATCAAGGAATGATTTTAGTAAATGGTGAAAAGATGTCTAAATCAAAAGGTAATGTAGTTAATCCAAGTGATTTTGTAGTATCACATGGTGCTGATGCATTACGTCTTTATATGATGTTTATGGGACCAATTACTGCATCTCTTCCTTGAGAAGAATCTGGAATTGATGGAATGTATAAATGAGTTCAAAGAGTTTATAGATTGTTTGAAACAAAACAGATTGATAAAAACTTTAATGATGAAAATCTAGAAAAGAAATATCATCAGTTTGTTAAAAAAGCATCTGAATTCATGGAAAACTTTGACTTTAATTTAGTAATTTCTGAAATGATGATTTTCATTAATGAATGTTATAAATATGAAAAAATCAACTATGACTACATGTTAAACTTCTGTGTTATCTTAAGTTGTTTTGCTCCTTTTATTACTGAAGAGATTAATGAAGTCTTTCTTAAAAACAAAAAATTCATCTCTGATAATCTTTGACCAAAATATGATGAGAAAAAGATTGTAGAAACAACAATTAAAATTCCTGTTCAAATCAATGGGAAGATTAGAGAAGTACTTGAAATTAATTTAGGTGCAACTCAAAAAGATGTTGTTGATCTTGCTATCAAAAACGAAAAGATTATAAAGTGAATTGAAAACAAAAAAATTGTTAAAGAAATATATATAGAAAATAAAATCTTAAATTTAATTATTAAATAA
- the rpmG gene encoding 50S ribosomal protein L33, whose amino-acid sequence MAIKKSIRLECGECKEINYLTFKNAKKHPEKLELNKYCKRCRSAKPHKETKKK is encoded by the coding sequence ATGGCAATTAAAAAAAGTATTAGACTTGAGTGTGGTGAATGTAAAGAAATTAACTACTTAACATTCAAAAATGCAAAGAAACATCCTGAAAAATTAGAACTTAACAAATATTGTAAAAGATGTAGAAGTGCAAAACCTCATAAAGAAACTAAAAAGAAATAG
- a CDS encoding aminopeptidase P family protein translates to MSFKTELMKYTLEVNKADAFFIVSDTNRFWLSEFMSSAGYVVATKKLVYLFLDKRYYQKAMDTITDPDIKIVCFTAKSQILDCLKENNVETLMVEKEYFSFNDYLFVKNSIKNIINFTSDVLRIQKTEFEVYNTQKAVDITCETLNWIQEQTLVGLTEIEVANMVTCHMLELGASKNSFDPIVASGKNGAYPHHQPTNKIIENDEFVTIDTGCIYKGYCSDVTRTFPIGFPPELLINAYKAVYHSNSLGIQKAAYKMIGQDVDKLCRDTVTSYGFGEYFVHGTGHGVGINIHELPNVNSAYTGKLENNSIVTIEPGIYIPDLGGIRIEDMVLIKTDSTVWMTEKGKRWVF, encoded by the coding sequence ATGTCATTCAAAACAGAATTGATGAAATACACATTAGAAGTAAATAAAGCAGATGCATTCTTTATAGTTTCAGATACAAATAGATTTTGATTATCTGAATTTATGTCATCAGCTGGTTATGTAGTAGCTACTAAGAAATTAGTTTATTTATTTTTAGATAAAAGATACTACCAAAAAGCAATGGATACAATTACTGATCCTGATATCAAAATTGTTTGTTTCACTGCTAAATCTCAAATCTTAGATTGTTTAAAAGAAAACAATGTAGAAACATTAATGGTGGAAAAAGAATACTTTTCATTTAATGATTATTTATTTGTTAAGAATAGTATTAAAAATATTATTAACTTTACAAGTGATGTACTAAGAATTCAAAAAACTGAATTTGAAGTATACAACACTCAAAAAGCAGTTGATATTACTTGTGAAACTTTAAACTGAATTCAAGAACAAACATTAGTTGGTTTAACTGAAATTGAAGTTGCAAATATGGTTACATGTCATATGTTGGAATTAGGTGCAAGCAAAAACTCATTTGATCCAATTGTAGCAAGTGGTAAAAATGGAGCTTACCCTCACCACCAACCAACTAATAAAATAATTGAAAATGATGAATTTGTAACAATTGATACTGGTTGTATTTACAAAGGCTATTGTTCTGATGTTACTAGAACTTTCCCAATTGGTTTCCCACCAGAATTATTAATTAATGCATATAAAGCAGTTTATCACTCTAATAGTTTAGGTATCCAAAAAGCTGCATATAAAATGATTGGTCAAGATGTTGATAAATTATGTAGAGATACAGTTACTTCTTATGGATTTGGAGAATACTTTGTTCATGGAACTGGGCATGGTGTAGGAATTAACATTCATGAATTACCAAATGTTAATTCAGCTTATACTGGTAAATTAGAAAATAATTCAATAGTAACAATTGAACCTGGTATTTATATTCCAGACCTTGGTGGTATTAGAATTGAAGATATGGTTTTAATTAAAACTGATTCTACAGTTTGAATGACTGAAAAAGGTAAGAGATGAGTTTTTTAA
- a CDS encoding aldehyde dehydrogenase family protein yields MSNSLVKTIDVVTKFLKDKKTDISLIDIENRVLILKKIKEWVIKNTNDIVSALKSDLNKSEIESLISEVSVVLKQTNYYIKNLHKFYKNKKAKNIPFLGLKSKGFYTYKPMGTVFMINPFNYPFQLALIPLVTAIASGNFVIMKNSEKANNTSRLILKMIQEININNLVCFLDEKVSKDFIFDVIDSKPDLIFFTGSKSFGYELKKQAIANEIKIILELGSANPVIVDETADIELAARRIVWAKLMNMGQTCVAPNSIFCDEKIHDKLVEAINAELTTQYNTNKFDFVKIVDVQHLVNVANMVKSFTDIDLEKDEENLRIKPTLIQVENNNQILFQEIFAPVLFITSFKNLTDFCADYKDKITDCLALYLFSNNEYNIKNVSNSFSYGGMGVNELLLQVSNIYLPFGGIKTSGIGKYHGNFGLMEFSNLVSVLRGSKKEVNYRYFHKISKYKSLIKFLVKR; encoded by the coding sequence ATGAGTAATTCATTAGTAAAAACAATTGATGTAGTAACTAAATTTTTAAAAGACAAAAAAACTGATATTAGTTTAATTGATATTGAAAATAGAGTTTTAATTCTTAAAAAAATTAAAGAGTGAGTTATTAAGAATACAAATGATATAGTTTCAGCTTTAAAAAGTGATTTAAACAAAAGTGAAATTGAATCTTTAATTAGTGAAGTAAGTGTAGTTTTAAAACAAACAAATTATTATATTAAAAACCTACACAAATTTTATAAAAACAAAAAAGCAAAGAACATTCCTTTCTTAGGTTTGAAATCTAAAGGTTTTTATACATACAAACCAATGGGAACTGTTTTTATGATTAACCCATTTAACTATCCTTTCCAATTGGCTTTGATTCCATTAGTAACTGCAATTGCATCTGGTAATTTTGTCATTATGAAAAATTCTGAAAAAGCTAATAATACCAGTAGATTAATTTTAAAAATGATCCAAGAAATTAACATTAACAATTTAGTATGTTTTTTAGATGAAAAAGTTTCTAAAGATTTTATTTTTGATGTTATTGATAGTAAACCAGATTTAATCTTTTTCACAGGTTCTAAAAGTTTTGGATATGAACTTAAAAAACAAGCAATTGCTAATGAGATAAAAATTATTCTAGAACTAGGTTCAGCAAATCCAGTAATAGTAGATGAAACTGCAGATATTGAACTTGCAGCTAGAAGAATTGTTTGAGCAAAGTTAATGAATATGGGTCAAACTTGTGTTGCTCCAAACTCAATCTTTTGTGATGAAAAGATTCATGACAAATTAGTTGAAGCTATAAATGCTGAACTTACAACTCAATACAATACTAATAAATTTGATTTTGTAAAAATTGTAGATGTTCAACATTTGGTTAATGTTGCTAACATGGTTAAAAGCTTTACTGATATTGATCTAGAAAAAGATGAAGAGAACTTAAGAATTAAACCAACATTGATTCAAGTAGAAAATAATAATCAAATTTTATTTCAAGAGATTTTTGCTCCAGTTCTATTCATTACAAGTTTTAAAAATCTAACTGATTTTTGTGCGGACTATAAAGACAAGATTACAGATTGCTTAGCTTTATACTTGTTTTCAAACAATGAATACAATATCAAAAATGTATCTAACTCTTTCTCATATGGTGGAATGGGTGTAAATGAATTATTATTACAAGTTTCAAATATCTATTTACCATTTGGAGGAATTAAAACTAGTGGGATTGGTAAATACCATGGTAACTTTGGTTTAATGGAATTTAGTAATCTTGTATCTGTTTTAAGAGGTTCAAAAAAAGAAGTTAATTATAGATATTTTCACAAGATTTCAAAATATAAGAGTTTAATTAAGTTTTTAGTTAAAAGATAA
- a CDS encoding alpha/beta fold hydrolase yields the protein MNNKINWEKFSKCIITYPFKKYNIVYFHAFTGSYKNKSIIANQFEDCNFYAFDMPGHGDTKFDSNEQISINYFCELGIQFILDNDINNVILFGHSMGGGIVTMIANHPLIKDRVKKIILECPASLASLVNYETVIKKLIPDSLEEMELIANELFYDPLKFFGNDKNYQKFLNLEFERLKNKQYLKVILDKDNQKEMGNKINQGIIANDKKALLILGEEDKIIPAKESTEIFKVNSNYQISIIKNTKHVPIAEKTNELLKTINYFIQD from the coding sequence ATGAATAATAAAATTAACTGAGAAAAATTCTCTAAATGCATAATTACATATCCTTTTAAAAAATACAATATAGTTTACTTCCATGCATTTACTGGAAGTTATAAAAACAAAAGTATAATTGCTAATCAATTTGAAGATTGTAACTTTTATGCTTTTGATATGCCAGGACATGGTGATACTAAATTTGATAGTAATGAACAAATTTCAATTAACTACTTTTGTGAATTAGGAATTCAGTTCATATTAGATAATGACATTAACAACGTTATTTTATTTGGTCACTCAATGGGTGGGGGAATAGTTACAATGATAGCTAATCACCCTTTAATCAAAGATAGAGTTAAAAAAATAATTCTAGAATGTCCTGCAAGCTTAGCAAGTCTAGTAAATTATGAAACTGTGATTAAAAAACTAATTCCTGATTCATTAGAAGAAATGGAATTAATAGCAAATGAATTATTTTATGATCCCTTAAAATTTTTTGGGAATGATAAGAACTATCAAAAGTTTTTAAATCTTGAATTTGAAAGACTTAAAAACAAACAATATCTAAAAGTTATTTTAGATAAAGATAACCAAAAAGAAATGGGAAATAAAATCAACCAAGGAATAATAGCAAATGATAAAAAGGCATTATTAATCTTGGGTGAAGAAGATAAGATTATCCCAGCAAAAGAAAGTACTGAAATTTTTAAAGTTAATAGTAATTATCAAATTTCTATTATTAAAAATACTAAGCATGTTCCAATTGCTGAAAAAACAAATGAGCTATTAAAAACAATTAATTATTTTATTCAAGACTAA
- a CDS encoding AAA family ATPase, which produces MNNDKLKNLSNQEIERIKLEAEKTRQQVVNVITKVSRDLAEREDVLKLAFLCAMAGESIFMLGPPGIAKSLVSRKIADIFRESNTFEVLMNRYSTPDEIFGPIDIISLKEGKYVRKTEGYLPSAEIGFLDEIWKASSSIQNALLMIINEKIFINDGKPVRVPLALLIAASNELPERNKGLEALWDRFIIRVDMKPIQAEDKLLKLIDNPVNILDQQELTEDEKFDLSYLQKVAKNTYHVEIPKNVKKFISLLRKKINEFNNKVRETNQNPNDFDLIYVSDRKWKKIGSLLRTSAYLNGRMYVDVTDCFILENVIWNNTTQIPGIQKMINDTAASIEYGIDGRYSYATESFNKIRETIIDNIAIHEKKANVIIKSYRNKQSVFYYFMDGEKNKYFFKKEDIDNIPKNDNFEIMDWMVNYCTAEEFKTSTPPSRRALIKYDGTNFYVYKDANENAEKIKIYTNFEEKEVDHYRLVRPTVDFIKDIKNTATTLINRINLDIDGLKILREKRFDGVTANNIFVENKDLGFLKHTIEDSIEKLEDIVDKTKDMFVYIKLINYGFTTKDKDKILPTLNS; this is translated from the coding sequence ATGAATAACGATAAATTAAAAAATTTAAGTAATCAAGAAATTGAAAGAATTAAATTAGAAGCAGAAAAAACAAGACAACAAGTTGTTAATGTTATTACTAAGGTTTCAAGAGATTTAGCTGAGAGAGAAGATGTTCTAAAATTAGCTTTCCTTTGTGCAATGGCTGGAGAATCTATTTTCATGTTAGGACCACCTGGTATTGCAAAGTCATTAGTTTCAAGAAAAATTGCTGATATATTTAGAGAATCAAACACTTTTGAAGTTCTTATGAACCGTTATAGTACACCAGATGAAATTTTTGGACCTATTGATATCATTAGTTTAAAAGAAGGTAAATATGTAAGAAAAACTGAAGGTTATTTACCATCTGCTGAAATTGGTTTCCTTGATGAAATTTGAAAGGCATCTTCATCTATTCAAAATGCCTTACTGATGATTATTAATGAAAAAATCTTTATTAATGATGGTAAACCAGTTAGAGTTCCACTAGCTTTATTAATTGCAGCATCTAATGAGTTGCCTGAAAGAAATAAAGGGTTGGAAGCTCTTTGAGACCGTTTCATTATTAGAGTTGATATGAAACCAATTCAAGCTGAAGACAAACTTTTAAAATTAATTGATAACCCTGTTAACATCTTAGATCAACAAGAATTAACAGAAGATGAAAAGTTTGATTTATCTTACTTACAAAAAGTTGCTAAAAACACTTACCATGTAGAAATTCCTAAGAATGTTAAGAAATTCATTTCTTTATTAAGAAAGAAAATTAATGAATTCAATAACAAAGTTAGAGAAACTAACCAAAATCCAAATGACTTTGACTTAATCTATGTTTCTGACCGTAAATGAAAAAAGATTGGATCATTACTTAGAACTTCAGCTTACTTAAACGGTAGAATGTATGTTGATGTAACTGACTGTTTCATTTTAGAAAATGTTATTTGAAACAATACTACTCAAATTCCTGGAATTCAAAAAATGATTAATGATACAGCAGCTTCTATTGAATATGGTATTGATGGAAGATATTCATATGCTACTGAATCATTCAATAAAATAAGAGAAACAATTATTGATAACATTGCAATTCATGAAAAGAAAGCAAATGTAATTATCAAATCTTATCGTAACAAACAAAGTGTTTTCTATTACTTCATGGATGGAGAAAAGAACAAATACTTCTTCAAAAAAGAAGATATTGATAATATTCCTAAAAATGATAACTTTGAAATCATGGACTGAATGGTTAACTACTGTACTGCTGAAGAATTCAAAACAAGTACTCCACCTTCAAGACGTGCATTAATTAAATATGATGGAACAAACTTCTATGTTTATAAAGATGCAAATGAAAATGCTGAAAAGATCAAAATTTATACTAATTTTGAAGAAAAAGAAGTTGACCACTATAGATTAGTTAGACCAACAGTTGATTTCATTAAAGATATCAAAAATACAGCTACAACTCTAATTAATAGAATTAACTTAGATATTGATGGATTAAAAATATTAAGAGAAAAGAGATTTGATGGAGTAACAGCAAATAATATATTTGTTGAAAACAAAGATTTAGGTTTCTTAAAACATACAATTGAAGACTCTATCGAAAAACTTGAAGACATTGTTGATAAAACAAAAGACATGTTTGTTTACATCAAGTTAATCAACTATGGATTCACTACTAAAGATAAAGATAAAATTCTACCAACATTAAATAGTTAA
- a CDS encoding VWA domain-containing protein codes for MLKQANIITELVNLLENSQTTALKLYKFVNGEGTNPTKQEFEKFRKELINSIKRKKENALQLFPIIKYFESNRLSEEDLQNDGTLFTVPSDEKIAIASPIEVLEEFPQPEDYDLSILWDLSSIEERETQLFKAVENYFNLVKDDENLKKFIRMIGTFMQENLEIEKNEKELFLENIPQETFALYQSSDLNNLIPNEIAQLDDPELEIIFLKNFIEQKLLTYQLWGIEREIQEEWVIKQRDIGERGPLFICLDTSGSMRNMKEVLSKALTLVFVRELEKMDINVVFIPFSMEAKFYDLYDSKFKLKSVKMNLRKSFYGGSDIEKLVDLIDSVIYKKKYERANILIMSDFIFKKLPKKAVNKLKKLKHNGHKLHSLTISDQIYKNNLFDIFNTNWRYTFNWKTDDGSIEEEFINELSEASTMSAEVMNTIQSFGIINLIKSHDKAEENAQNLAEALNRKLRGEDVATSPIVNSSTTAPDEDDFESADN; via the coding sequence ATGTTAAAACAAGCAAATATAATAACTGAATTAGTTAATCTTTTAGAAAACAGTCAAACAACTGCTTTAAAACTTTATAAATTTGTAAATGGTGAAGGAACTAATCCTACTAAACAAGAATTTGAGAAGTTTAGAAAAGAATTAATTAATTCAATTAAAAGAAAAAAAGAGAATGCATTACAATTATTTCCAATTATTAAATACTTTGAATCTAACAGATTGTCAGAAGAAGATTTACAAAATGATGGAACATTATTTACAGTGCCATCAGATGAAAAAATTGCAATTGCTTCTCCAATTGAAGTTTTAGAAGAATTTCCTCAACCAGAAGACTATGATTTAAGTATTCTATGAGATTTATCTTCAATTGAAGAAAGAGAAACTCAATTATTTAAAGCTGTTGAAAACTATTTTAATCTTGTAAAGGATGATGAAAACCTAAAGAAATTCATTAGAATGATTGGGACATTCATGCAAGAGAATTTAGAAATTGAAAAAAATGAAAAAGAATTGTTCTTAGAAAACATCCCTCAAGAAACTTTTGCTTTATATCAAAGTAGTGACTTAAATAACTTAATTCCTAATGAAATTGCACAATTAGATGATCCTGAATTAGAAATTATCTTTTTAAAAAATTTCATTGAACAAAAATTATTAACTTACCAATTGTGAGGAATTGAAAGAGAAATCCAAGAAGAATGAGTAATTAAACAAAGAGATATTGGTGAAAGAGGTCCTTTATTTATTTGTTTAGATACTTCAGGTTCAATGAGAAACATGAAAGAAGTACTTTCAAAAGCATTAACTTTAGTGTTTGTTAGAGAACTTGAAAAAATGGATATTAATGTTGTATTTATACCATTCTCTATGGAAGCTAAGTTCTATGATTTATATGACAGTAAGTTCAAATTAAAATCTGTAAAAATGAATTTAAGAAAATCATTCTATGGTGGATCAGATATTGAAAAGCTAGTTGATTTAATAGATTCAGTAATTTACAAGAAAAAATATGAAAGAGCAAACATTTTAATAATGTCTGACTTCATCTTTAAAAAACTTCCAAAAAAAGCTGTTAATAAACTTAAGAAGTTAAAACACAATGGTCACAAACTACACTCACTAACAATTAGTGATCAAATTTATAAAAACAATCTATTTGATATTTTTAATACTAACTGAAGATATACATTTAATTGAAAAACTGATGATGGTTCAATTGAAGAAGAATTTATTAATGAACTTTCAGAAGCTTCAACAATGAGTGCTGAAGTTATGAATACAATCCAGTCATTTGGTATTATTAACTTAATTAAGAGTCATGATAAAGCTGAAGAAAATGCTCAGAATTTAGCTGAAGCATTAAACAGAAAATTAAGAGGAGAAGATGTTGCAACTAGTCCTATTGTAAATAGTTCTACAACTGCTCCTGATGAAGATGATTTTGAATCAGCAGATAACTAA